Proteins co-encoded in one Afipia sp. P52-10 genomic window:
- the murJ gene encoding murein biosynthesis integral membrane protein MurJ: MFRGIFTYGGFTLLSRIAGFARDIVMAAILGAGPLADAFVVAQRLPNHFRTIFAEGAFNAAFIPAYAHLRGSAGEMAARRFADRIFTMLLMVQGLLLLLALVFMPQIITLLAPGFAEDPERRSLAIELTRITFPYLLLITVVTLYGAILNVMNRYASAAAAPILLNLSVIVALMLAVFFPSAGHAAAWGVLIAGVLEVLLLATDAGRQGVLPRLTWPQFDSDVRGFFRALGPATLGSMGPQIAVLADTIIGSFLATGALAALYYADRLNQLPIGVIGVAAGTVLLPEMSRRLAVGDAAGAINAQRRVFDLTLLLSVPFLVAFVVVPDIIMRAMFARGAFSQADAANAARTLAAYAVGLLPFVLIRSVVASFQARKDTATPAKAALIGVGFNLAAKLALVGSLAQAGLALGTALGAWVNLLVVFVLAVRAKYIAFDRPLQGALLRFAGAGVVLALALWMTAHVAAPWLLAGWHAGRDELTLGLLIVIGAIAYPAAILLLFGRRWLAAFVRR, from the coding sequence CGTTCGTCGTGGCGCAGCGCCTGCCGAACCATTTCCGCACCATCTTCGCCGAAGGCGCCTTCAATGCCGCGTTCATTCCGGCCTACGCGCATTTGCGTGGCAGCGCCGGCGAAATGGCGGCACGACGCTTCGCCGATCGCATCTTCACCATGCTGCTGATGGTGCAGGGGCTGTTGCTGCTGCTCGCCCTCGTCTTCATGCCGCAGATCATTACCTTGCTGGCGCCGGGCTTTGCCGAGGATCCGGAGCGCCGTTCGCTCGCGATCGAACTGACCCGCATCACCTTTCCGTACCTGCTGCTGATCACCGTGGTCACGCTCTACGGCGCGATCCTCAATGTGATGAACCGCTATGCGAGCGCGGCGGCAGCGCCGATCCTGTTGAACCTGTCGGTCATCGTCGCGCTGATGCTGGCGGTGTTCTTTCCGAGCGCGGGCCACGCGGCAGCCTGGGGAGTGCTGATCGCAGGCGTGCTGGAGGTGCTGCTGCTGGCTACTGATGCCGGGCGGCAGGGTGTGCTGCCGCGGCTGACTTGGCCGCAGTTCGATTCCGATGTGCGCGGTTTCTTCAGGGCTCTGGGGCCTGCGACGCTGGGTTCGATGGGGCCGCAGATCGCCGTCCTTGCCGATACGATCATCGGCTCGTTCCTCGCCACCGGGGCGCTCGCCGCGCTTTACTACGCCGACCGCTTGAACCAGCTGCCGATCGGGGTGATCGGCGTCGCGGCCGGCACGGTGCTACTGCCGGAGATGTCGCGGCGACTTGCGGTGGGCGATGCGGCGGGGGCGATCAATGCGCAGCGGCGCGTGTTCGATCTGACGCTATTGCTCTCGGTCCCGTTCCTTGTCGCCTTCGTGGTCGTGCCGGACATTATCATGCGGGCGATGTTTGCGCGCGGCGCGTTCTCGCAAGCGGACGCGGCCAACGCGGCGCGGACGCTCGCAGCTTATGCCGTGGGACTGCTGCCGTTCGTGCTGATCCGCAGCGTGGTCGCCTCGTTCCAGGCGCGCAAGGATACGGCGACGCCGGCGAAGGCGGCGCTGATCGGCGTCGGCTTCAATCTCGCAGCCAAGCTGGCGCTGGTCGGCAGTCTGGCGCAGGCGGGGCTTGCGCTCGGCACCGCGCTCGGTGCCTGGGTGAATCTGCTTGTCGTGTTTGTGCTGGCGGTGCGCGCGAAATACATTGCCTTCGACCGGCCGCTGCAGGGCGCGCTGTTGCGGTTTGCCGGCGCCGGCGTCGTTCTGGCGCTGGCGTTGTGGATGACGGCGCATGTCGCTGCGCCCTGGTTGTTGGCTGGCTGGCATGCAGGGCGCGACGAGCTGACGCTTGGACTTCTGATCGTGATCGGCGCGATCGCCTATCCAGCGGCCATTTTGCTGCTGTTCGGTCGCCGCTGGCTGGCCGCCTTTGTCCGCCGCTAG